The genomic stretch CCGGCTGTTCAACACTGCTAGCAAGTATTGAGCTATCCGCTCCTCACCAACTACAGAGTCCTTCACTGAACCTGCCAAAGATAACAGTAAAGTTGATGAGACAATAGCTGCTATACGGAGCATTCCCACTTGAAGCTTCCACGATTAACTTATTCCTGAACAACTTTAGACGAGGTTGAACACTCTGAtagaattttgaatttaattccaCTAGTTTTGAAGTATTTTAGATATGATGAGTACAATAATGTAATGGCATGTTTCTATCCATATATGTAGAATCTTCAAAAAACCAAATCCTTAACAACAAAAAACAGCCTTGAGAAAGAAACACACACCTGCTGCAGCTAGCTTTAACCCCGTTTCTATATCTGGGATACTTGGAATCAACACTCCTGGTGTATCAAGAACATATATGCTAGGTTGATGCGCAATCTAGAAGAAGATTCAGCATAAAGTTAGGTCATTGAGAAGAGTAGTGGGCAGTTGCAAAATCTTGAAATCAGATAATAATGCTGGAATAAATATCTTAGTGACACAAACGGTCATGCAAATGATACGAATATGTACAGTGTACAAATCCAGACTTTGTGAAGCTTCTTAGCAAACTGTATGGACATAAACTATGGCGAGCAAAGAATCGCATAGTCTACCTTGAATCCAGCAATATCTTGAGTGACTCCGGGCAAGGGTCCAACTGTAGCTCGCTTTCTTTTCTCCTGCACTATGATGGAGCTTCGACCATCATTGCTTGCTTACCACAGCTTAAGAGTAAGGGAAAGCTAGAAATGGTAGTGAAAACGAAACCCCACCTGGAAACCGAGATGATGCTATTTGATGGATGGAATTGATCAATGCAGACTTTCCAACATTGGGAACTCCGACCACCAGAACAAGGAGGGTCGGCTCCTTACAGATAGCCTCCTTCATTTTGTACTCAACGAGATCTAGAAGCTTTTGCACATCAAACACAAGTCAGCAACGCTAGGAAGAAACTTACAACAATGAGGTCGAAAAAGTTACATTGACGAGAAGCTATGCAAAATCTTGATTCATTACACCATTTAGTTGTTTGATTGCAAGACATGGTTGagaatacttataatttgaGGAAAAACTAAACCAGCCTTTGAACAGAATGCTCCTAATTCGTATACACAAACAGAAAAGAAAACCAACCTTTTGAACAGAACTTCTGCTGTGTGCATTTATCGCTAAACAGTCTTGTTTGATTGAATCAAAGTACCGAGCCCATTTCTACACGAAACCAAAAGAGCAGAGGACAGACGCTTAACTATCATTTCTATAAcatcacaaaatatatatagttCCAAACAGCCTAATGTGCACAGACCcgcaaacacacacacacacacacacacaaaggaTTGACACTTGAATCCCAAAGTATTACATGCATGATGTTGGGGTTGGCCAAATCTTTCTTATTGAGAGCAACAACGCGCTTCTTACCCGCCAGCAAAGGCTGCAGCTCATCGTTTTTA from Salvia splendens isolate huo1 chromosome 15, SspV2, whole genome shotgun sequence encodes the following:
- the LOC121766329 gene encoding short integuments 2, mitochondrial-like isoform X2 yields the protein MSCSLCWRKWARYFDSIKQDCLAINAHSRSSVQKLLDLVEYKMKEAICKEPTLLVLVVGVPNVGKSALINSIHQIASSRFPVQEKRKRATVGPLPGVTQDIAGFKIAHQPSIYVLDTPGVLIPSIPDIETGLKLAAAGSVKDSVVGEERIAQYLLAVLNSRGTPLHWRRFMDAGTDRHLESEDKPDYSLENLFPKRKRPPSINSDVVYIEDVVTRVQGALCRTLMEFNGSLEDEGEFGDLIDQQFEALKKALKIPNKTSEARTMASKKFLTLFRMGKLGPFILDDVPDQ